In Pseudomonas asiatica, the following are encoded in one genomic region:
- a CDS encoding amino acid permease, translated as MDATSTTTTAKSGHESKLSASLKSRHLTMMSIAGVIGGALFVGSGSVIHSAGPAAVLAYLAGGILVVLIMRMLGEMATSSPDTGSFSTYADRAIGRWAGFTIGWLYWWYWVILMAWEAYVAGKILHGFFPDVSVNVFVLATTLLLITVNFFNVKHYGEFEFWFALIKVIAIVCFLIVCTAAVLNIWQFGEVRGISHLTAEGFMPNGITTVIGALLGVMFAFLGAEIVTIAASEAKDPAAQIVKATNSVVWRVCLFYVGSIFLIVCLVPWNDPHLGVSGYGAYRRTLELLGVPYAELLMNFVVLTSVSSCLISGHYTASRMLFSLAQRGDAPSFFKITRAGTGVPVYAIMGSCAVAVVCALINFSETLRPKDVLETLMNTTGMIALLVYLVIAFSQLRMRRKLVAEGKEVRLKMWLFPWLTYLVIAFIVAALVTMAFMPDYQILVISTGIAAAIVVAMGVVHQIRTGKQH; from the coding sequence ATGGACGCAACATCCACAACCACCACCGCGAAAAGCGGGCATGAGAGCAAGCTCAGTGCCTCGCTCAAGTCGCGCCACCTGACGATGATGTCGATCGCCGGGGTTATCGGCGGCGCCTTGTTCGTCGGTTCCGGCAGCGTGATTCACAGCGCCGGCCCAGCTGCTGTGCTGGCCTACCTGGCAGGCGGCATCCTGGTGGTACTGATCATGCGCATGCTGGGTGAAATGGCGACTTCCTCGCCAGACACCGGTTCGTTCTCCACCTACGCCGATCGCGCCATCGGCCGTTGGGCCGGTTTCACCATCGGCTGGCTGTACTGGTGGTACTGGGTCATCCTCATGGCCTGGGAAGCTTATGTGGCGGGCAAGATCCTGCATGGTTTCTTCCCCGACGTCAGCGTCAACGTGTTCGTGCTGGCCACGACCCTGTTGCTGATCACCGTCAACTTCTTCAACGTCAAGCACTACGGTGAGTTCGAGTTCTGGTTCGCCTTGATCAAGGTGATCGCGATCGTCTGCTTCCTGATCGTGTGTACCGCTGCCGTGCTGAACATCTGGCAGTTCGGTGAAGTACGTGGCATCAGCCACCTCACCGCCGAAGGCTTCATGCCCAACGGCATCACCACAGTGATCGGTGCCTTGCTCGGGGTGATGTTCGCCTTCCTCGGCGCGGAAATCGTCACCATCGCCGCTTCCGAAGCCAAGGACCCGGCCGCGCAGATCGTCAAGGCGACCAACTCGGTGGTCTGGCGTGTGTGCCTGTTCTACGTGGGTTCGATCTTCCTGATCGTCTGCCTGGTACCGTGGAACGACCCGCACCTGGGCGTTTCCGGCTATGGCGCCTACCGCCGCACCCTGGAGCTGCTGGGCGTGCCATATGCCGAGCTGCTGATGAACTTCGTGGTGCTGACCTCGGTGAGCAGCTGCCTGATCTCGGGCCACTACACCGCTTCGCGCATGCTGTTCTCCCTGGCCCAGCGTGGCGACGCGCCGTCGTTCTTCAAGATCACCCGCGCCGGCACCGGTGTACCGGTGTACGCGATCATGGGTTCGTGCGCCGTGGCCGTGGTGTGTGCGCTGATCAACTTCAGCGAGACCCTGCGCCCGAAAGACGTGCTGGAAACCCTGATGAACACCACCGGCATGATTGCCCTGCTGGTGTACCTGGTGATTGCTTTCTCGCAGCTGCGCATGCGCCGCAAGCTGGTTGCCGAAGGCAAGGAAGTACGCCTGAAGATGTGGCTGTTCCCATGGCTGACCTACCTGGTGATCGCGTTCATCGTGGCCGCCCTGGTAACCATGGCCTTCATGCCTGACTACCAGATCCTGGTGATTTCCACCGGTATCGCCGCGGCAATCGTGGTGGCGATGGGTGTAGTGCACCAGATCCGTACTGGCAAGCAGCACTAA
- the tam gene encoding trans-aconitate 2-methyltransferase: MAWSATQYSQFEDERTRAVRDLLAAVPARPVRHATDLGCGPGNSTEVLLQRYPDAQVTALDSDPDMIDKARERKRLCIPRVRTVIADIAGWSAPEPQDLILANASLQWVPDHASLYPHLVRQLSEGASLAVQTPDNLDEPAHRQLREIASQGPWAAKFADFQLPPRHSAAFYYDLLSPLCARVDVWRTTYHHPLAGGAEAVVEWFKGSALRPYLARLDPQEQTDFLQMYLQAMQRDYPPATDGKVLLPFPRLFVIATR; this comes from the coding sequence ATGGCCTGGTCCGCCACCCAGTATTCGCAATTCGAAGACGAGCGTACCCGCGCGGTGCGTGACCTGCTGGCCGCTGTACCGGCACGCCCTGTACGCCACGCCACCGACCTGGGCTGTGGCCCTGGCAATTCCACCGAGGTGCTGCTGCAACGTTACCCGGATGCCCAGGTGACGGCCCTGGACAGCGACCCGGACATGATCGACAAGGCCCGCGAGCGCAAACGGCTGTGCATCCCCCGCGTGCGCACAGTCATCGCTGACATTGCCGGCTGGTCCGCCCCCGAGCCGCAGGACCTGATCCTGGCCAATGCCTCGCTGCAATGGGTACCCGACCACGCCTCGCTGTACCCGCACCTGGTGCGCCAGCTGAGCGAAGGTGCCAGCCTGGCCGTGCAGACCCCGGACAACCTCGATGAGCCGGCCCACCGGCAACTGCGCGAAATCGCCAGCCAGGGACCTTGGGCGGCGAAGTTCGCTGATTTCCAGCTGCCGCCACGGCACAGCGCGGCGTTCTACTACGACCTGCTCAGCCCGCTGTGTGCACGGGTGGATGTGTGGCGCACCACTTACCACCACCCGTTGGCCGGTGGCGCAGAAGCCGTGGTGGAATGGTTCAAGGGTTCGGCCTTGCGACCGTACCTGGCGCGGTTGGATCCCCAGGAGCAGACGGATTTCCTGCAGATGTACCTGCAGGCGATGCAACGCGACTACCCGCCGGCCACCGATGGCAAGGTGCTGTTGCCGTTCCCGCGGCTGTTCGTGATCGCTACCCGCTAG
- a CDS encoding DUF2784 domain-containing protein, whose protein sequence is MLYRLAADTLVLLHLLFILLVLFGGLLVLRWRPALLLHLPVLAWGLAVECLHLGCPLTTWENRMRNAAGDAGYQGGFVEHYIWPLIYPAGLTPHIQLLLGTFVLLLNLGVYGYVAWRWRRPSG, encoded by the coding sequence ATGCTCTACCGCCTTGCCGCCGACACCCTGGTCCTGCTGCACCTGCTCTTCATCCTGCTGGTGCTGTTCGGCGGCCTGCTGGTACTGCGTTGGCGCCCTGCCCTGCTGCTGCACCTGCCGGTGCTGGCCTGGGGCCTGGCGGTGGAGTGCCTGCACCTGGGCTGCCCGCTGACCACCTGGGAAAACCGCATGCGCAACGCGGCTGGTGACGCGGGCTACCAGGGCGGCTTCGTCGAGCACTATATCTGGCCGTTGATCTACCCCGCCGGGCTGACTCCACACATCCAGCTGCTGCTGGGCACTTTCGTGCTGCTGCTCAACCTCGGCGTCTACGGTTACGTGGCCTGGCGCTGGCGCCGCCCTAGCGGGTAG
- a CDS encoding LysR substrate-binding domain-containing protein, translating to MSVSHAQLKAFHAVAVHGSFTRAAEKLFLTQPAVSDQVRKLEERFGVLLFHRNKRSVQLTDLGERLLGISQRLFACEAEAHELLQDSRALHTGSLVLAVDAPVHVLPQIARFCQRYPGIQVKIETGNTDESLARLFSYQADLALLGRDVDDERLHCLPLRRDPMVAFVSHQHSWASRGAISLADLDDTPLVLREPGSVTRQTLEEEMQRAGLRIRPAIQVEGREAAREAVVVGIGVGVVSAAEFGADARVCALPIVDCQRHLTETLVCLSEQRTRRVVATFLQMVEEGL from the coding sequence ATGTCGGTTTCCCACGCACAACTCAAGGCCTTCCACGCCGTCGCGGTGCACGGCAGCTTTACCCGCGCCGCCGAAAAGCTGTTTCTTACCCAGCCCGCGGTGTCGGACCAGGTGCGCAAACTGGAGGAGCGCTTCGGCGTCTTGCTGTTCCACCGCAACAAGCGTTCGGTGCAGCTCACCGACCTCGGCGAACGCCTGCTGGGCATCAGCCAGCGCCTGTTCGCCTGCGAGGCCGAGGCCCATGAACTGCTGCAGGATTCGCGTGCGCTGCACACCGGCAGCCTGGTGCTGGCGGTGGACGCGCCGGTGCACGTGCTGCCGCAGATCGCCCGCTTCTGCCAGCGCTACCCGGGCATCCAGGTCAAGATCGAGACCGGCAACACCGACGAGTCGCTGGCCCGGCTGTTTAGCTACCAAGCCGACCTGGCCCTGCTGGGGCGGGACGTCGACGATGAGCGGCTGCACTGCCTGCCGCTGCGCCGCGACCCGATGGTGGCGTTTGTCTCGCACCAGCACTCCTGGGCCAGCCGCGGCGCGATCAGCCTGGCGGACCTGGACGATACACCGCTGGTACTGCGCGAGCCCGGGTCGGTGACGCGGCAGACGCTGGAAGAAGAAATGCAACGGGCCGGGCTGCGGATTCGCCCGGCGATCCAGGTGGAAGGCCGGGAAGCGGCGCGGGAAGCGGTGGTGGTGGGGATTGGTGTGGGGGTGGTGTCGGCGGCTGAGTTTGGTGCGGATGCGCGGGTGTGCGCGTTGCCGATCGTCGATTGCCAGCGGCACCTGACCGAGACACTGGTGTGCCTGAGCGAGCAGCGCACGCGGCGGGTGGTGGCGACCTTCCTGCAGATGGTGGAGGAAGGGTTGTAA
- a CDS encoding MFS transporter, with protein MNQSLAAFKRWRIQIFAITWLAYAAFYFTRKAFSVAKLGIGEDPDFMLDKAAMANLDAIYLAAYAVGQFTWGMLADRFGPRVVVLGGLLISAVAAVVMGSYATFPIFATCMLVQGLAQSTGWAGLCKNIGSFFPASQRGRVLGLWSSCYAFGGLVASPFAGWWAYTLVGTWHAAFFSSAAVVALVAVLFFFLQRNKPEDVGLPAVEPEPQSMAPAGNLCSVWAPLKEIMRNRTVLTLGLAYFLLKPARYAILLWGPVIVFEQMPSVGKVGAAIIPTAFELAGLLGPIIIGLASDKLFGARRMPACVISLVLLTVALAAFMAAMHTGSVILVVALLFVMGLTLYGPDSMISGAAAIDFGTAKAGATAAGFVNGCGSVGAVLGGLLPGYFDGVTVFIVFAGCALFSALVLLPHWNSRPASAAQSTDVAPNTSMAIKPLRT; from the coding sequence ATGAACCAATCCCTAGCCGCGTTCAAACGCTGGCGTATCCAGATTTTCGCCATTACCTGGCTGGCCTACGCCGCCTTCTACTTCACCCGCAAGGCCTTCTCGGTGGCCAAGCTGGGCATCGGTGAAGACCCCGACTTCATGCTCGACAAGGCCGCCATGGCCAACCTCGACGCCATCTACCTGGCCGCCTACGCCGTGGGCCAGTTCACCTGGGGCATGCTTGCCGACCGCTTTGGCCCACGCGTGGTGGTGCTCGGCGGCCTGCTGATTTCTGCTGTTGCGGCGGTGGTAATGGGCAGTTACGCCACATTCCCGATCTTCGCCACCTGCATGCTGGTGCAGGGCCTGGCGCAATCCACCGGCTGGGCCGGGTTGTGCAAGAACATCGGCAGCTTCTTCCCGGCGTCGCAGCGTGGGCGGGTGCTGGGCCTGTGGAGTTCCTGCTATGCCTTCGGCGGCCTGGTGGCCTCGCCGTTCGCCGGCTGGTGGGCCTACACCCTGGTCGGTACCTGGCACGCGGCATTCTTCTCCAGTGCCGCGGTGGTGGCACTGGTGGCCGTGCTGTTCTTCTTCCTGCAGCGCAACAAGCCTGAAGACGTCGGCCTGCCGGCGGTGGAGCCCGAGCCGCAGAGCATGGCCCCGGCCGGCAACCTGTGCAGTGTGTGGGCGCCCCTGAAGGAGATCATGCGCAACCGCACGGTGCTGACCCTGGGGCTGGCGTACTTCCTGTTGAAACCGGCGCGCTACGCCATCCTGCTGTGGGGGCCGGTGATCGTCTTCGAGCAGATGCCCTCGGTGGGCAAGGTGGGGGCAGCGATCATCCCGACAGCCTTCGAACTGGCCGGGCTGCTCGGCCCGATCATCATCGGCCTTGCCTCCGACAAGCTGTTCGGCGCCCGGCGCATGCCGGCCTGTGTCATCAGCCTGGTGCTGCTGACCGTGGCGCTGGCGGCATTCATGGCGGCCATGCACACCGGCAGCGTGATCCTGGTGGTGGCCCTGCTGTTCGTCATGGGCCTGACCCTGTACGGGCCAGACTCGATGATCAGCGGTGCTGCGGCCATCGACTTCGGCACCGCCAAGGCCGGTGCCACCGCAGCAGGCTTCGTCAACGGCTGCGGCTCGGTGGGGGCGGTGCTGGGCGGGCTGCTGCCGGGATACTTCGATGGCGTCACGGTGTTCATCGTGTTTGCCGGCTGCGCGCTGTTCTCGGCGCTGGTGCTGCTGCCGCACTGGAACAGCCGCCCGGCCAGCGCTGCGCAAAGCACCGACGTGGCACCGAATACCAGCATGGCAATCAAGCCATTGCGTACCTGA
- a CDS encoding FAD-dependent oxidoreductase: MRPFWLQQALDSAQEAVCPPLQGDARCDVCIVGGGYTGLWTALMLKEAVPALDIVLIEADICGAGASGRNGGCALSWSAKYFTLERLFGVAEAVRLVRESERSIGEIGAFCAANGIDCDYRLDGTLYTATNAAQVGATDAVIAALEQKGINSFRRLPLPQVQRLAGSARHLEGWFSPAAATVQPGKLVRGLRRVALQRGVRIHEGTAMTGLEHGAPVQVRTAHGTVRADRVVLGLNAWMARAFPQFERSVAIVSSDMVITEPCPELLHQVGLDSGISVLDSRIFVHYYHNTSDGRLMLGKGGNTFAYGGRMLPVFDQPSPYRPLLRESLGGFFPALAEVPLAASWNGPSDRSVTGLPFFGRLDGQGNVFYGFGYSGSGVGPCHMGGQILSSLALGLDNPWTRSPLIKGPLGLFPPEPIRYLGSLMVRNAIRRKERAEDRGLRPRRLDVRLARFAAAAGKADKG; this comes from the coding sequence ATGAGACCCTTCTGGCTGCAACAGGCCCTGGATTCGGCGCAAGAGGCGGTGTGCCCGCCGCTGCAAGGCGATGCCCGTTGCGATGTATGCATCGTCGGCGGCGGCTATACCGGCCTGTGGACCGCACTGATGCTCAAGGAAGCGGTGCCGGCCCTGGATATCGTGCTGATCGAGGCCGATATCTGCGGTGCCGGTGCCAGTGGCCGCAATGGTGGCTGTGCGTTGTCCTGGTCGGCCAAGTACTTCACCCTCGAGCGGTTGTTCGGGGTGGCCGAGGCGGTGCGCCTGGTGCGTGAGTCCGAGCGTAGCATCGGTGAAATCGGTGCGTTCTGCGCGGCCAATGGCATCGACTGCGACTACCGCCTGGACGGCACGCTGTACACCGCCACCAACGCCGCGCAGGTCGGCGCCACCGACGCGGTGATCGCTGCGCTGGAGCAAAAGGGGATCAACTCGTTTCGCCGCCTGCCGCTGCCGCAGGTGCAGCGTCTGGCGGGTTCGGCGCGGCACCTGGAAGGCTGGTTCTCGCCGGCCGCGGCCACGGTGCAGCCGGGCAAGCTGGTGCGCGGCCTGCGCCGGGTGGCCTTGCAGCGCGGCGTGCGCATCCATGAGGGCACCGCCATGACCGGCCTGGAGCACGGCGCCCCGGTGCAGGTGCGCACGGCCCATGGCACGGTGCGCGCCGACCGCGTGGTATTGGGCCTGAATGCCTGGATGGCGCGGGCTTTCCCGCAGTTCGAACGCAGCGTGGCGATTGTTTCCAGCGACATGGTGATCACCGAACCTTGCCCCGAGCTGCTGCACCAGGTCGGCCTGGACAGTGGCATCAGCGTGCTCGATTCGCGGATTTTCGTGCATTACTACCACAACACCTCCGATGGTCGGCTGATGCTCGGCAAGGGCGGCAATACCTTCGCCTATGGCGGGCGCATGCTGCCGGTGTTCGACCAGCCGTCGCCGTACCGGCCGCTGCTGCGTGAAAGCCTGGGCGGGTTTTTCCCGGCGCTGGCCGAGGTGCCGCTGGCGGCCAGCTGGAACGGGCCGTCCGACCGCTCGGTGACCGGTTTGCCGTTCTTTGGCCGGCTGGACGGGCAGGGCAACGTGTTCTACGGCTTTGGTTACTCCGGCAGCGGCGTCGGGCCGTGCCACATGGGCGGGCAGATTCTGTCGTCGCTGGCACTGGGGCTGGACAACCCATGGACCCGTTCGCCGCTGATCAAGGGGCCGCTGGGGCTGTTCCCGCCCGAGCCGATCCGCTACCTGGGTTCGCTGATGGTGCGCAATGCCATCCGCCGCAAGGAGCGGGCCGAGGACCGTGGGCTGCGGCCGCGCAGGCTGGATGTGCGTCTGGCGCGGTTTGCCGCGGCGGCGGGCAAGGCCGATAAAGGCTGA
- a CDS encoding YebC/PmpR family DNA-binding transcriptional regulator, giving the protein MGAQWKAKHKEAAANAKGKIMGKLSKEIQIAAKSGADPDMNPRLRLAIEQAKKASMTRETLERAIRKGAGLDGDAVQYSAVSYEGFAPHQVPLIVECLTDNVNRTVAQIRVLFRKGQLGASGSVAWDFNHVGLIEATPNGDADPEMAAIEAGAQDFEEGDEEGSTLFITDTTDLDAVQKALPEHGFTVTSAKIGYTPKNPVSAASLSAEALAEVEAFLEAIDENDDVQNVYVGLTD; this is encoded by the coding sequence ATGGGCGCACAGTGGAAAGCCAAACATAAAGAAGCCGCGGCCAACGCCAAAGGCAAGATCATGGGCAAGCTGTCCAAAGAGATCCAGATCGCCGCCAAGTCCGGCGCCGACCCGGACATGAACCCACGCCTGCGCCTGGCCATCGAGCAGGCCAAGAAGGCCTCGATGACCCGCGAGACCCTGGAGCGCGCAATCCGCAAGGGCGCGGGCCTGGACGGCGATGCCGTGCAGTACTCGGCGGTAAGCTACGAAGGTTTCGCCCCGCACCAGGTGCCGCTGATCGTCGAGTGCCTGACCGACAACGTCAACCGCACCGTCGCGCAGATCCGCGTGCTGTTCCGCAAGGGCCAGCTGGGTGCCAGCGGTTCGGTGGCCTGGGACTTCAACCATGTCGGCCTGATCGAAGCCACCCCGAACGGCGACGCCGACCCGGAAATGGCGGCCATCGAAGCCGGCGCCCAGGACTTCGAGGAAGGTGACGAAGAGGGTTCGACCCTGTTCATCACCGACACCACCGACCTTGACGCCGTGCAGAAGGCCCTGCCGGAGCACGGCTTCACCGTGACCTCGGCGAAGATCGGCTACACCCCGAAGAACCCGGTGAGCGCGGCCAGCCTGAGTGCCGAGGCGCTGGCCGAGGTGGAAGCGTTCCTCGAGGCGATCGACGAGAACGATGACGTGCAGAACGTTTATGTTGGCCTGACTGACTGA
- a CDS encoding LysR family transcriptional regulator, translating into MNPAFASLSLAHLRTLDHLLQLKNLSHAAERLGVSQSALSRQLAHLREAFDDPLLVRQGRGYVLSEHAEALVEPLRQVLEELHALRQPAVFDPARCERRFCLAASDYVAEHMLPLLVAALEREAPGVSLEYRTWQAGQYALLASGEIDLATTLFDESPPNLHGRLLGEDRAVCLMRHDHPLAAHGALSQADYLAHKHVRISGGGDKDSFIDRHLRAQGLQRQVSLEVPFFSATVQVIANSQALATVPEHIARQLCRLHDLAWRPLGFIDHSQRYWVVWHQRLQASAEHRWLRNRVFELWRQSQFGVQGGHAGLP; encoded by the coding sequence ATGAACCCCGCTTTCGCCTCCCTCAGCCTCGCCCACCTGCGCACCCTCGACCACCTGCTGCAGCTGAAGAACCTCAGCCACGCCGCCGAGCGCCTCGGCGTCAGCCAGTCCGCACTTAGCCGCCAGCTGGCCCACCTGCGCGAAGCCTTCGACGACCCCTTGTTGGTACGCCAGGGCCGCGGTTACGTACTCAGCGAACACGCCGAAGCCCTGGTCGAACCCCTGCGCCAGGTTCTCGAGGAGCTGCACGCCCTGCGCCAGCCCGCGGTGTTCGACCCGGCGCGTTGCGAGCGGCGCTTCTGTCTGGCCGCGTCGGACTATGTGGCCGAGCACATGCTGCCGCTGCTGGTGGCGGCGCTGGAGCGCGAGGCGCCGGGTGTATCGCTGGAGTACCGCACCTGGCAGGCCGGCCAGTACGCCTTGCTGGCCAGCGGCGAGATCGACCTTGCCACCACGTTGTTCGACGAGTCGCCACCCAACCTGCACGGTCGGCTGTTGGGCGAGGACCGGGCAGTGTGCCTGATGCGCCACGACCACCCGCTGGCTGCCCACGGTGCGCTCAGCCAGGCCGACTACCTGGCGCACAAGCATGTGCGTATTTCCGGCGGAGGCGACAAGGACAGCTTCATCGACCGCCACTTGCGCGCCCAGGGCCTGCAACGGCAGGTCAGCCTGGAAGTGCCGTTCTTCTCGGCCACCGTGCAGGTGATTGCCAACAGCCAGGCGCTGGCCACCGTGCCCGAGCACATCGCCCGGCAGCTGTGCCGCCTGCATGACCTGGCCTGGCGGCCGCTGGGTTTCATCGACCACAGCCAGCGCTACTGGGTGGTGTGGCACCAGCGCCTGCAGGCCTCGGCCGAACACCGCTGGTTGCGCAACCGGGTGTTCGAGTTGTGGCGCCAGTCGCAGTTCGGTGTGCAGGGTGGGCATGCGGGTTTGCCATAG
- a CDS encoding DOPA decarboxylase: MTPEQFRQYGHQLIDLIADYRQSVGERPVMAQVEPGYLKAALPAQAPRQGEPFAAILDDVNQLVMPGLSHWQHPDFYGYFPSNGTLSSVLGDFLSTGLGVLGLSWQSSPALSELEETTLDWLRQLLGLSGQWSGVIQDTASTSTLVALICARERASDYALVRGGLQAQAKPLIVYVSAHAHSSVDKAALLAGFGRDNIRLIPTDERYALRPEALQAAIEQDLAAGNQPCAVVATTGTTATTALDPLRPIGEIAQAHGLWLHVDSAMAGSAMILPECRWMWDGIELADSLVVNAHKWLGVAFDCSIYYVRDPQHLIRVMSTNPSYLQSAVDGEVKNLRDWGIPLGRRFRALKLWFMLRSEGVEALQARLRRDLDNAQWLAGQIGAAAEWEVLAPVQLQTLCIRHRPAGLEGETLDTHTKGWAERLNASGDAYVTPATLDGRWMVRVSIGALPTEREHVEQLWARLQEVVKG, translated from the coding sequence GTGACCCCCGAACAATTCCGCCAGTACGGCCACCAACTGATCGACCTGATCGCCGACTACCGCCAATCCGTCGGCGAGCGCCCGGTCATGGCCCAGGTCGAGCCCGGCTATCTCAAGGCTGCGTTGCCTGCACAGGCCCCCCGGCAAGGCGAGCCTTTCGCAGCGATCCTTGACGACGTCAACCAGTTGGTCATGCCCGGCCTGTCCCATTGGCAGCACCCGGACTTCTACGGCTACTTCCCCTCCAATGGCACCCTGTCGTCGGTCCTCGGTGACTTCCTCAGCACTGGCCTGGGCGTGCTGGGCCTTTCGTGGCAGTCCAGCCCGGCCCTGAGCGAGCTGGAGGAAACCACCCTCGACTGGCTGCGTCAGCTGCTCGGCCTGTCTGGCCAATGGAGCGGGGTGATCCAGGACACCGCATCCACCAGCACCCTGGTGGCGCTGATCTGCGCACGGGAACGCGCCAGCGACTACGCACTGGTACGCGGCGGCCTGCAAGCCCAGGCCAAGCCGCTGATCGTCTATGTCAGCGCCCATGCCCACAGCTCGGTGGACAAAGCCGCATTGCTGGCCGGTTTTGGCCGCGACAACATACGCCTGATCCCGACCGACGAACGCTACGCTCTGCGCCCGGAGGCCCTGCAGGCTGCGATCGAGCAGGACCTGGCCGCTGGCAACCAGCCTTGCGCGGTGGTCGCGACCACCGGCACCACCGCCACCACGGCCCTCGACCCTCTGCGGCCGATCGGCGAGATCGCCCAGGCCCATGGCCTGTGGCTGCATGTGGACTCGGCCATGGCCGGCTCGGCGATGATCCTGCCGGAATGCCGCTGGATGTGGGACGGCATCGAGCTGGCCGATTCGCTGGTGGTCAACGCGCACAAGTGGCTGGGCGTGGCCTTCGATTGCTCGATCTACTACGTGCGCGACCCGCAGCACCTGATCCGGGTCATGAGCACCAACCCCAGCTACCTGCAGTCGGCGGTGGATGGCGAGGTGAAGAACCTGCGTGACTGGGGTATCCCGCTGGGCCGCCGGTTCCGCGCATTGAAGCTGTGGTTCATGCTGCGCAGCGAGGGGGTCGAGGCGTTGCAGGCACGGCTGCGGCGTGACCTGGACAATGCCCAGTGGCTGGCCGGGCAAATCGGCGCGGCGGCGGAGTGGGAGGTGCTGGCGCCGGTGCAGTTGCAGACGTTGTGTATTCGCCATCGGCCGGCGGGGCTGGAAGGGGAGACGCTGGATACGCATACCAAGGGCTGGGCCGAACGGCTGAATGCGTCTGGGGATGCCTATGTGACGCCGGCGACGCTGGATGGGCGGTGGATGGTGCGGGTGTCGATTGGCGCATTGCCGACCGAGCGGGAGCATGTCGAACAGCTCTGGGCGCGCCTGCAGGAAGTAGTCAAGGGCTGA